The Ferrimicrobium acidiphilum DSM 19497 genome contains the following window.
AACGGTTTTGGCGCCGCATGCGCTGCGCTTCGAATCGTAGGAACTAGGTCAACTTAGGTGCGAACCTTGGTGATCAACCCAGCGCACGGGGTAGCAGGGGACATGTTGATGGCTGCGTTAGCCGAGGCGACACACTCGTTCAACGAGCTAGAGACACTCTTTGCGCCGTTGTCGCGCTGGTGCTCGCTTGAGTTTGAAGAGGTCGATCGCTCCTCACTCCGTGCGATCCATTGCCAGGTGAAGCTGACACCGGATGCGCCCAGCCTGTCGCTTGAGGAGCTCAGATCACGGATTGGTGAGCTACTAGATGCCTCAAATGGTGTCGAGATCGCCATGACGGCGCTCGACCTGATCGCCGCCGCAGAGGTGGAGGTCCACGGTGGTGGTGTTCATCTCCATGAACTGGCTTCGGTCGATACCCTGGTCGATCTTGTGGGAACTGCTTATCTCTGTGCCATTGCGCGGATTGACGCCATTTCTATCATGCCCGTAGGGATTAACTTCGGCTCGATGGAGATGGCTCACGGTCAGCTTCCATTGCCGGGTCCAGCAGTGCTTTCGCTCCTTGCCAAGGCTGGACTCCAGGTTGTCGCAGGACCCGGGCATGAGAGCGTAACTCCCACTGGAGCTGCTCTTCTATCCTCTCTTGCCGGTGTGTTTCCCGCTG
Protein-coding sequences here:
- a CDS encoding LarC family nickel insertion protein encodes the protein MINPAHGVAGDMLMAALAEATHSFNELETLFAPLSRWCSLEFEEVDRSSLRAIHCQVKLTPDAPSLSLEELRSRIGELLDASNGVEIAMTALDLIAAAEVEVHGGGVHLHELASVDTLVDLVGTAYLCAIARIDAISIMPVGINFGSMEMAHGQLPLPGPAVLSLLAKAGLQVVAGPGHESVTPTGAALLSSLAGVFPAGTGTGTIVGVGYGAGIRDTPSLANVCQVVIVDDLATVASAPWFESIGVIETYLDDVSAELLGAFVQESLGVGALDAYVTPATGKKSRPGGVLTVLVDPSDLATMVTRVQRSLGVPGVRFRLQQRSRLHPKFVEVKFEGHTLMVKVTSVGAKPEFEDLQRVGRELSIPLGELRDRVMAVYLAGVAHGGEVEH